CCTTGTTTTCGCCAGAGTAACATGAGCATGACCGATGCTTTTTTGCTTCACTCTTACTGGTACAGCGACGTGCTTCATTTGCATGCCGATCAGCGTATCGCCAATATCAATGCCGGCGTCAGCCTTGATGAACTCGACCACCGTCGCATCCTCAAGGTTTTTGTATGCGTAAGCTGCCATCGCACCGCCCGCATTCCTCACCGGGATCACGGTCACTTCATCCAGCTGCTTCTTTTCAGCTGTTTCCCGCTCGACGACAATCGCCCGGTTCAAATGCTCGCAGCACTGGAATGCCAGCTGGATGCCTGTTTTCTCCTGCAATTCGCGGAGCTGGCTGAAGACCATTTCCGCAACCTCATCTGTTCCCGCTGTGCCAATCCGCTTGCCGATGATTTCACTCGTGCTGCAGCCGACGACCAGCACCTGGTCTTTTTTCAGCTGCACCTGTTCATTAAATTCAGTAAGGATGGAGTTCAATTCTGTTTTCCATTGTTCGATAGACAGTTGTAACGCCTCCATTACATTTGTATTTGATAGTTCTTAGGTTGGAAGTTATTTATTTTCATACTCCTTAATTTTACCGACGCGGTTTTCATGGCGGCCGCCTTCGAACTCCGTAGATAGCCATGCAGCTGCGATTTCACGGGCTAATCCCGGTCCGATGACTCGTTCGCCCATGGCAAGGACATTGGTGTCATTATGCTGGCGAGTCGCCTTTGCACTGAATACGTCATGCACAAGCGCACAGCGGATTCCTTTTACCTTGTTGGCGGCAATGCTCATGCCAATGCCAGTACCGCAAATCAGGATCCCTTTATCAAACTCTCCGTTTGCCACTTTCTCAGCAACCGGAAGCGCATAGTCTGGATAATCAACAGATGTACCGCATTCGCAGCCGAAATCTTCGTACTGGATATTCATTTCGTCCATCAAACTCTTAATTTCTTCGCGGATATTCACTCCGCCATGGTCTGAAGCAATAGCAACTTTCATTGTAAAATCCTCCTATGTTATCCCGGCTTGCGGGGCGATCAAATCTATCGTTATTTTCTCATATTCGCTCTGAATTATAAAGAAAACGGGTAGGTTTGTGTCGATATTTCTGCTTTTCACCACCGAAATTAGATCAGGAAAAAATATTATAGCGAGTTTCTATTTTATATAGCGACTTTTTCAATTTTACAGCGAGAATTTCATTTATATAGAGAATTGGAAATTTCGCAGATTTTTTCCATTTTTACAAAAAGAAAACC
This window of the Mesobacillus jeotgali genome carries:
- a CDS encoding TIGR01440 family protein; its protein translation is MEALQLSIEQWKTELNSILTEFNEQVQLKKDQVLVVGCSTSEIIGKRIGTAGTDEVAEMVFSQLRELQEKTGIQLAFQCCEHLNRAIVVERETAEKKQLDEVTVIPVRNAGGAMAAYAYKNLEDATVVEFIKADAGIDIGDTLIGMQMKHVAVPVRVKQKSIGHAHVTLAKTRPKLIGGARAVYEQSKENESC
- the rpiB gene encoding ribose 5-phosphate isomerase B; translation: MKVAIASDHGGVNIREEIKSLMDEMNIQYEDFGCECGTSVDYPDYALPVAEKVANGEFDKGILICGTGIGMSIAANKVKGIRCALVHDVFSAKATRQHNDTNVLAMGERVIGPGLAREIAAAWLSTEFEGGRHENRVGKIKEYENK